CTGAGCGCGTCCGAGACCCGACTGCTCGGCATCGGCACCACCGCCGGCATCGTCGTCCAGGCCCTCGCCCTGATCCCGTCGCTGCGCGGGGCCGGCTTCCGCTGGCGCCCCCGCTTCGACTGGCGCGGCAGCGGCCTCACCCGCCCGCTGCGCAACGCGGGCTGGCTCGTCGCCCTGGTCCTCACCAACCAGTTCGCCTACTGGGTCGTCACCCTGCTCTCCACCACCGCCGGTCAACTGGCCGACGACTCCGGGGTCGCGGGCGGCGCCGGCTACGTCGCCTACAGCAACGCCTACCAGCTGTGGGTGGTGCCGCAGGGCATCGTCACCGTCTCGCTGGTCACCGCCCTGATGCCCCGGATGAGCGCCTCGGCCTCCGACGGGGACCACGCCGCCGTCCGCCGCGACGTCTCGTACGCACTGCGCTCCAGCGCCGCCCTCGTCGTGCCCGCCGCCGCGATCTTCGCCGCCCTCGCCCCCTGGGTGACGGCGAGCGTCCTCCAGTACGGGCAGGTGGGGCCCGCCGACAGCGAGGTCATCGCCGGCATCCTCATGGCCTTCGCGCCCGGCCTGGTCGCCTTCTCGGCCCAGTACGTGCTCGCCCGCGGCTTCTACGCGCTCTCCGACACCCGGACCCCGTTCTTCCTGAACCTGGTCATCGTCGTGCTCACCGCGTCGCTGGCCTACACCGCCCACGCCCTGCTCCCGCCGCGTTGGGTCGTCACCGGCATCGCCGGCGCCACCTCCCTCGCCTACCTGGCGGGCGCCGCGGTCACCGCGTACGCCCTCGCCCGCCGGCTGGGCCCGCGCGCGGAGACCCCCGCCGGGGCCCGGACCACGGCGCTGCGCACCCACCTGCGGCTGCTTCTGGCCTGCGTGCCGGCGGCGGCCGCCGGATACGGGGCGGCCCTGGCGTGTGACGGGTTCGGCAGATTCGCCGCCGTCGGAGCGGGAACCGCGGCGCTCGCCCTGGTCGTCATCCTTCTCGCAGGGCCGCTGCGCCTGACGGAGATCACCGACCTGCTTGAATCCCTCCG
This region of Streptomyces sp. NBC_00513 genomic DNA includes:
- the murJ gene encoding murein biosynthesis integral membrane protein MurJ — its product is MSAPTETRPAPGGAPAAPAKSSVLRSGALMAAGSIVSRATGFVRSAVVVAALGTHFLGDGYAVANTIPNIVYILLIGGALNAVFVPELIKAAKRHEDGGVAYTDRLLTVCVLALLALTAAAVLATPWIVRAYAPAGYSAAQLDTTVALARFCLPQILFYGLFTLLGQVLNARGRFGAMMWTPILNNLVLIAVFGFHLYVSVGGDEVLSASETRLLGIGTTAGIVVQALALIPSLRGAGFRWRPRFDWRGSGLTRPLRNAGWLVALVLTNQFAYWVVTLLSTTAGQLADDSGVAGGAGYVAYSNAYQLWVVPQGIVTVSLVTALMPRMSASASDGDHAAVRRDVSYALRSSAALVVPAAAIFAALAPWVTASVLQYGQVGPADSEVIAGILMAFAPGLVAFSAQYVLARGFYALSDTRTPFFLNLVIVVLTASLAYTAHALLPPRWVVTGIAGATSLAYLAGAAVTAYALARRLGPRAETPAGARTTALRTHLRLLLACVPAAAAGYGAALACDGFGRFAAVGAGTAALALVVILLAGPLRLTEITDLLESLRRRTGR